In Notolabrus celidotus isolate fNotCel1 chromosome 10, fNotCel1.pri, whole genome shotgun sequence, one DNA window encodes the following:
- the olig2 gene encoding oligodendrocyte transcription factor 2, whose amino-acid sequence MDSDTSRVSSRPSSPEVDDIFLATLKKSVHGFSGAVSSTQSDSPSDIPCLRGLSSSDEETLLRLAKKDRKLLSENELQTIRLKINSRERKRMHDLNVAMDGLREVMPYAHGPSVRKLSKIATLLLARNYILMLSNSLEEMKRLVSEIYGSSGHHGGFHPSACATMTHAGPVPGHPVASHAPHPAVHHPLLPPAVSSASLSAPGLAAVTSVRPHHGLLKAPTAGAGPLGSSFQHWGVGTGMPCPCSMCQVPPPHVSSMSAVAMPRLTSDSK is encoded by the coding sequence ATGGACTCAGATACCAGCCGCGTGTCGAGCAGACCGTCCTCCCCCGAAGTTGACGACATCTTCCTGGCCACTCTAAAGAAGTCCGTGCACGGTTTCTCCGGCGCTGTGTCCTCCACACAGAGCGACTCTCCGTCAGACATCCCTTGCCTGCGCGGCCTCTCCTCCTCCGACGAGGAGACTCTACTCAGGCTCGCCAAGAAAGACCGTAAACTCTTGTCAGAGAACGAGCTGCAGACCATCCGCCTCAAGATCAACAGTCGCGAGAGGAAAAGAATGCACGACCTGAACGTGGCCATGGACGGGCTCCGGGAAGTCATGCCATACGCGCACGGTCCGTCTGTGCGTAAACTCTCCAAAATCGCCACCCTGCTTCTGGCGAGAAACTACATCCTAATGCTGAGCAACTctctggaggagatgaagcGGCTGGTGAGCGAGATCTACGGCAGCAGCGGACATCACGGCGGCTTCCACCCCTCAGCGTGTGCGACTATGACGCACGCTGGACCCGTGCCGGGACATCCTGTCGCTTCTCACGCTCCGCACCCAGCTGTGCATCACCCGCTTCTCCCGCCAGCTGTCTCCTCCGCATCTCTGTCCGCGCCCGGCCTCGCAGCTGTCACCTCGGTTAGACCCCATCACGGACTCCTCAAAGCCCCCACTGCCGGTGCAGGGCCGCTGGGCAGTAGCTTCCAGCATTGGGGCGTCGGCACCGGGATGCCGTGTCCGTGCAGCATGTGCCAAGTCCCGCCTCCGCATGTCTCCAGCATGAGCGCCGTCGCCATGCCGAGGCTGACCAGCGACTCCAAGTGA